A stretch of the Macaca thibetana thibetana isolate TM-01 chromosome X, ASM2454274v1, whole genome shotgun sequence genome encodes the following:
- the UBQLN2 gene encoding ubiquilin-2: MAENGESSGPPRPSRGPAAAQGSAAAQAEPKIIKVTVKTPKEKEEFAVPENSSVQQFKEAISKRFKSQTDQLVLIFAGKILKDQDTLIQHGIHDGLTVHLVIKSQNRPQGQSTQPSNAAGTNATSASTPRSNSTPISTNSNPFGLGSLGGLAGLSSLGLSSTNFSELQSQMQQQLMASPEMMIQIMENPFVQSMLSNPDLMRQLIMANPQMQQLIQRNPEISHLLNNPDIMRQTLEIARNPAMMQEMMRNQDLALSNLESIPGGYNALRRMYTDIQEPMLNAAQEQFGGNPFASVGSSSSSGEGTQPSRTENRDPLPNPWAPPPATQSSATTSTTTSTGSGSGNSSSNATGNTVAAANYVASIFSTPGMQSLLQQITENPQLIQNMLSAPYMRSMMQSLSQNPDLAAQMMLNSPLFTANPQLQEQMRPQLPAFLQQMQNPDTLSAMSNPRAMQALMQIQQGLQTLATEAPGLIPSFTPGVGVGVLGTAIGPVGPVTPLGPIGPIVPFTPIGPIGPIGPTGPAGPPGSTGSGGPTGPTVSSAAPSETTSPTSESGPNQQFIQQMVQALAGANAPQLPNPEVRFQQQLEQLNAMGFLNREANLQALIATGGDINAAIERLLGSQPS, from the coding sequence ATGGCTGAGAATGGCGAGAGCAGCGGCCCCCCGCGCCCCTCCCGCGGCCCTGCTGCGGCCCAAGGCTcggctgctgcccaggctgagcCTAAAATCATCAAAGTCACTGTGAAGACTCccaaagagaaagaggagttCGCGGTGCCCGAGAACAGCTCGGTTCAGCAGTTTAAGGAAGCGATTTCGAAACGCTTCAAATCCCAAACCGATCAGCTCGTGCTGATTTTTGCcggaaaaatcttaaaagatcaAGATACCTTGATCCAGCATGGCATCCATGATGGGCTCACTGTTCACCTTGTCATCAAAAGCCAGAACCGACCTCAGGGCCAGTCCACGCAGCCTAGCAATGCCGCGGGAACTAACGCTACCTCGGCGTCGACTCCCAGGAGTAACTCCACACCTATTTCCACAAATAGCAACCCGTTTGGGTTGGGGAGCCTGGGAGGACTTGCAGGCCTTAGCAGCCTGGGCTTGAGCTCTACCAACTTCTCTGAGCTCCAGAGCCAGATGCAGCAGCAGCTCATGGCCAGCCCTGAGATGATGATCCAGATCATGGAAAATCCCTTTGTTCAGAGCATGCTTTCGAATCCCGATCTGATGAGGCAGCTCATTATGGCTAATCCACAGATGCAGCAATTGATTCAGAGAAACCCAGAAATCAGTCACCTGCTCAACAACCCAGATATAATGAGGCAGACACTCGAAATTGCCAGGAATCCAGCCATGATGCAAGAGATGATGAGAAATCAAGACCTGGCTCTTAGCAATCTAGAAAGCATCCCAGGTGGCTATAATGCTTTACGGCGCATGTACACTGACATTCAAGAGCCGATGCTGAATGCCGCACAAGAGCAGTTTGGGGGTAATCCATTTGCCTCCGTGGGGAGTAGTTCCTCCTCTGGGGAAGGTACGCAGCCTTCCCGCACAGAAAATCGCGATCCACTACCCAATCCATGGGCACCACCGCCAGCTACCCAGAGTTCTGCAACTACCAGCACGACCACGAGCACTGGTAGTGGTTCTGGCAATAGTTCCAGCAATGCTACTGGGAACACCGTTGCTGCCGCTAATTATGTCGCCAGCATCTTTAGTACCCCAGGCATGCAGAGCCTGCTGCAACAGATAACTGAAAACCCCCAGCTGATTCAGAATATGCTGTCGGCGCCCTACATGAGAAGCATGATGCAGTCGCTGAGCCAGAATCCAGATTTGGCTGCACAGATGATGCTGAATAGCCCGCTGTTTACTGCAAATCCTCAGCTGCAGGAGCAGATGCGGCCACAGCTCCCAGCCTTCCTGCAGCAGATGCAGAATCCAGACACACTGTCAGCCATGTCAAACCCAAGAGCAATGCAGGCTTTAATGCAGATCCAGCAGGGGCTACAGACATTAGCCACTGAAGCACCTGGCCTGATTCCAAGCTTCACtccaggtgtgggggtgggggtgctgggaACCGCTATAGGCCCTGTAGGCCCAGTCACCCCCCTAGGCCCCATAGGCCCTATAGTCCCTTTTACCCCCATAGGCCCCATTGGGCCCATAGGACCCACTGGCCCTGCAGGCCCCCCTGGCTCCACTGGCTCTGGTGGCCCCACTGGGCCTACTGTGTCCAGCGCTGCACCCAGTGAAACCACGAGTCCTACATCAGAATCTGGACCCAACCAGCAGTTCATTCAGCAAATGGTGCAGGCTCTGGCTGGAGCAAATGCTCCACAGCTGCCGAATCCAGAAGTCAGATTTCAGCAACAACTGGAACAGCTCAACGCAATGGGGTTCTTAAACCGTGAAGCAAACTTGCAGGCCCTAATAGCAACAGGAGGCGACATCAATGCAGCCATTGAAAGGCTGCTGGGCTCCCAGCCATCGTAA